From one Lineus longissimus chromosome 3, tnLinLong1.2, whole genome shotgun sequence genomic stretch:
- the LOC135485296 gene encoding proton-coupled folate transporter-like, translating to MDQEEEKPLIRAQVRRSVSYSDTPTPASPDVLDEKTIPGFPKIIVPKRRVVIEPVLFLYCLALVGSLPIMSQYLYARFEETYPILINGTQNENTTEGKGCQHVNLSDPIFIATQSVQSETSKWQMYLQVTSSLINVVTTILYGAYSDAAGRRIVLILPAAAMTIKFIINCFIIYFDLPVYYFLIGQVFDGLGGGFATMMMAVFAYIADITTPEQRGMRIAIAEACLAMSLAISQLAIGYFIRATGYFYPFLSLTIILLLNMLYLSCFVPETVVKQRARKFSLTASLKQTYTTYAEKDDRRNIKVVLLTLAILVFSFPIGSKFQLQILFTMNVPLCWSSVEIGIYMGITALVLQFGGLIGLKCFKMCKIPEIWIAVIGCLSWMASSLVNAWADTMFLMLMVCLVGIFLMAGVPMYRTIISRLVRPDEQGKVFAGVACVEAIASLVSSVVMNEIYQKTLYFMRGFIFLVAAFFGLGAMIITLVYICFDRATGGKTGRHHVIVNDSESAAEEER from the exons ATGGATCAAGAGGAGGAAAAGCCCCTCATAAGGGCGCAGGTGCGCCGGAGTGTGAGCTATTCAGACACGCCCACCCCTGCCTCACCGGACGTCCTAGACGAAAAAACCATCCCAGGATTTCCTAAGATCATCGTACCAAAACGTCGGGTTGTGATAGAACCAGTGTTGTTCCTCTACTGCCTTGCGTTGGTAGGTAGCTTGCCTATTATGTCGCAATACCTTTACGCTCGCTTCGAGGAGACTTACCCTATTCTCATCAACGGCACCCAAAACGAAAACACCACGGAAGGAAAGGGATGCCAACATGTGAACCTTTCGGACCCCATATTTATAGCGACACAGTCTGTCCAGTCAGAGACGTCTAAATGGCAAATGTACCTACAGGTAACGTCGTCATTGATAAACGTTGTGACCACGATACTCTACGGGGCGTATTCCGATGCTGCAGGCAGGCGAATTGTCTTGATCCTACCCGCCGCAGCCATGACCATCAAGTTCATTATAAACTGCTTCATCATCTACTTCGACCTCCCTGTGTACTACTTCCTAATCGGACAAGTGTTCGATGGTCTTGGAGGCGGGTTTGCGACAATGATGATGGCTGTCTTTGCatatattgctgacatcacaaCCCCAGAGCAGCGAGGGATGCGAATTGCTATAGCGGAGGCATGTTTGGCGATGTCCTTGGCAATTTCACAGCTGGCTATCGGGTACTTTATCCGAGCCACAGGGTACTTTTACCCCTTCCTCTCCCTGACTATCATACTACTCTTAAACATGTTATATCTGTCTTGCTTTGTCCCCGAAACAGTCGTCAAACAGAGAGCAAGGAAGTTTTCGCTCACAGCTTCTCTGAAACAGACATACACGACATACGCGGAAAAGGACGACAGGAGGAACATCAAGGTTGTGCTGTTGACTTTGGCTATTCTTGTCTTCTCTTTCCCAATTGGCAGTAAATTTCAGTTGCAAATTCTGTTCACGATGAATGTTCCTCTTTGCTGGAGTTCGGTAGAGATTGGCATCTACATGGGCATCACCGCACTCGTGCTGCAGTTTGGTGGACTCATCGGTCTCAAGTGCTTTAAGATGTGCAAAATACCGGAAATATGGATCGCCGTGATCGGTTGCCTGTCTTGGATGGCATCGAGCCTGGTGAATGCTTGGGCGGATACGATGTTCCTTATGCTAATGG TGTGTCTGGTTGGTATATTCCTGATGGCGGGTGTGCCGATGTATAGAACAATCATCTCCAGGCTGGTTAGGCCGGACGAACAAG GGAAGGTATTTGCGGGCGTGGCTTGTGTGGAGGCGATCGCCAGCTTGGTCAGTTCCGTAGTGATGAACGAGATCTACCAGAAGACGCTCTACTTCATGCGGGGATTCATCTTCCTTGTTGCCGCATTCTTCGGTCTGGGGGCCATGATTATTACTTT AGTCTATATATGCTTTGACCGGGCTACAGGAGGTAAAACGGGGCGTCACCATGTGATAGTTAACGACTCTGAATCGGCGGCTGAAGAAGAAAGATAG